GTTGATAACGGGCCAGAATTTAGCGGTAACGCCCTGGATACCTGGGCTTTTGAACACGGCGTGCAGATAGAGTTCACTCGTCCAGGGAAGCCCACAGATAATGGACACATTGAAAGCTTTAACGGAAAATTCCGAGATGAGTGCTTAAATCAGAACGTGTTTCTGTCCCTGCACGATGCCCGCAGAACAGTCGAAGCCTGGCGGCAGGATTACAACCAGCGGCGACCGCACAGTTCCTTAGGCTGGCTGACACCGGAAGAATTTCGGGCAAAGAATATAACCTGCAACCCATTGGGAACCACTAACTTACAAGTGGTATACGCAGTGGGGTAAGGTCACTATAACAAAGAGTACGCACCAGATATCGTAGTATATGTGGAAAAAGCAAAGGGCAGAATGTGCATTAGCAAGGTAGAATACTCCCCTGGGCCTAATTTGCGTGCGCCTGTGTACTGATTCGTTGCGATTATTGGTTGCCGAGGCCTGTCATGTACTCCTTAGGTTGACATCAAATTAGTACAAAGCATAATCGGCTAGAGACATGGGCAAGCCAGCACAATCACCAGTAAAGAGTAAATTGCATGCAAGAATTCGCAGTTAGACGTGTTTGCCAGGATGATTTGGAGAGTATAGCTGAAATAGAGGCAGTGTGCTTTCCTGCGGCTGAAGCTGCATCACGCGAGTCCTTTAAACAGAGGATTGCGGCTTTTCCTGAGTTTTTTCTTGTGGCTGAAGTTGGCGGTAGATTGGTGGGGTATATTAACGGATGCGCTACCGATAGCCCCGTCATATTCGATGAACTCTTTTATAGCACGTCTCACCACAATAAGACTGGTGAAAACCTAACTGTTTTCGGGCTGGCTGTGATTCCAGAATTTCGGAAGCAAGGCATTGCCTCTCAGCTTATGAGGAATTTTGTGCAAACAGCTAAAAAGTTAGGCAAAAAGAAAGTTATACTGACGTGCAAAGAGCGACTGATTCGCTACTATGAATGCTTTGGTTATGTGAATGATGGAATTTCGAAATCAAGTCATGGCGGAGCGCAGTGGTTTGATATGACGCTTGGGCTTGATACGTAAAGTAAACTGTAAAAATTGCAGTGTGGAAAAAGTGGTTTGCTTCTTTTCCACGCCGCTTGCGGTTCTTTTAGAATTGCAAAAAACAAGCCCGGCTCTTGGCCGGGCTTGTTGCGTATATCTGCGGGTTAATCCCAGTGACGCTTGTCTTCGATGGGTCTGATCTGCGGGGGCAGGCTGCCGGGAGCCAGCACGCGCAGTTCGGGGCGCAGTTTGATCTTTTCGCGGAACTGGTGCAGCAGCTCTTCTTCACGCTTGAAGCCGCTGGTTTCCACAAACAGGGTCATTTCGTCGATGCCGCCGGGGTTGGTGACTTCGATCTGCCAACGCTTGATTTCTTCAAAGCGGCTCATGACCTGTTCAACCTGATGCGGGTACACAAACATGCCCATGATGCGGGCGGTGGTGTCCACGCGGCCCACAATGCTGCCGAGGCGCGGGCTGGTGCGGCCGCAGGCGCAGGGGCTGCGGTCAATGTACGAAAGGTCGCCCGTGGCAAGGCGGATGAGCGGGTAGGTCTTGTTGAAGGCCGTCACCACGATTTCGCCCACTTCGCCGTCCTTCAGCGGGATGCCCGTGTCAGGATGGCAGATTTCCACGTAGCAGCGGTTGGCAATGTGCAGGCCGGTTTTGTGGAAGCATTCGTAGCCGATGCAGCCCACGTCGGCGGTGCCGTAGCCCTGACGCATGACGAGGTCGTACTTCTTTTCCATCTGGGAGCGCATCTTTTCAGACAGGCGCTCGCCGGTGACAAAGGCCACTTCGAGGAAAAGATCCTTGCGCAGGTTGAGGCCTTTTTCTTCGGCTTTTTGCGCAAGGTGCATGAGAAAGCTGGGCGTGCCCACATAGCCGGAGACGCGCAGCTTCTGCATGATGTCGAGCTGGGTGGCGGC
This DNA window, taken from Desulfovibrio desulfuricans DSM 642, encodes the following:
- a CDS encoding phenylacetate--CoA ligase family protein, whose protein sequence is MTRKDRTEGIYSRREVLDESERRQYCLIQLKDLLSYAYRYSEDVKKRFDRAQFNVEKFKTLTDIKHIPILKKKELIFLQSMGPRLGGLLTKDIGELKRIFLSPGPIFDPEDRGEDYWGYTEAFYSVGFRPGDAVQNTFNYQLTPAGLMFEEPLRNLGCAVIPAGPTDAATQLDIMQKLRVSGYVGTPSFLMHLAQKAEEKGLNLRKDLFLEVAFVTGERLSEKMRSQMEKKYDLVMRQGYGTADVGCIGYECFHKTGLHIANRCYVEICHPDTGIPLKDGEVGEIVVTAFNKTYPLIRLATGDLSYIDRSPCACGRTSPRLGSIVGRVDTTARIMGMFVYPHQVEQVMSRFEEIKRWQIEVTNPGGIDEMTLFVETSGFKREEELLHQFREKIKLRPELRVLAPGSLPPQIRPIEDKRHWD
- a CDS encoding GNAT family N-acetyltransferase, with protein sequence MQEFAVRRVCQDDLESIAEIEAVCFPAAEAASRESFKQRIAAFPEFFLVAEVGGRLVGYINGCATDSPVIFDELFYSTSHHNKTGENLTVFGLAVIPEFRKQGIASQLMRNFVQTAKKLGKKKVILTCKERLIRYYECFGYVNDGISKSSHGGAQWFDMTLGLDT
- a CDS encoding integrase core domain-containing protein — translated: VDNGPEFSGNALDTWAFEHGVQIEFTRPGKPTDNGHIESFNGKFRDECLNQNVFLSLHDARRTVEAWRQDYNQRRPHSSLGWLTPEEFRAKNITCNPLGTTNLQVVYAVG